The Candidatus Thermoplasmatota archaeon genome segment GCCGAGGATTTCCTTCTGATGAGCACATCCTATTTCAAGGACGCGATCCACTTCTATGAGAAAGGGGACCTCGTGAACGCCTACGGATGCATCAACTACGCGCACGGTTGGCTGGACGCGGGTGCCAGGCTGGGTCTCTTCGAGACGGGAGGGGACAACAGGCTCTTCACTCTCCTGGAGTAGGGGAGACGAGGCGCGCACCCTCGTTGTCGATGGGGCACACGAAGGTCTTGCCGAAATCAAGAAGTCTGTATCTCAAGTTCTCCGCCTCGCCCACGGCGAAGACCGAGTTCCCGAGCATCGACATGCTCGCCCTTCCGAACTCCTTGCAGCTCTCGACAGCCTCTTCCACCGCCTCCGGGATGAGCTCCGATTCCCTGGCGAACTCGAG includes the following:
- a CDS encoding DUF357 domain-containing protein → MSILEIGSDLVEKDIEITRKALDKVIVAAPEKSHLRKVAEDFLLMSTSYFKDAIHFYEKGDLVNAYGCINYAHGWLDAGARLGLFETGGDNRLFTLLE